Sequence from the uncultured Draconibacterium sp. genome:
ATAACATCGGGCTGAATACCCAGTTTGTCGAGCGCCGCAATAACACCAAGATGGGCAAAACCACGCGTGCCACCACCACTTAAAACCAGTCCGTTTTCGTATTTCTTTGTCATACCTTTCAAAGGTAGAAAATCAATTGAAATGGTGTTACTAAAATGAGATTTCAAATCCTTCGCTTCATATTTATTTTGGAAAAGAAATTTTCGAGGGTATTTTTACTGACACAGCAGCGCATGTTTTGACGCTGTAATTTTACTACTATTATATAATGAAGATAGATAAATTCGTTTTAGCCATTATCGGTGTTATTATTCTGGCCTGGTTTTTCCCCGGAATTGGAAGCCCGGAAAGTGGTGTTCCGCTTGATTTAATTGCGAGTATTGGGATTTCGCTGATTTTCTTTTTCTATGGATTAAAACTGAGTCCGCGCGATATAAAAATGGGACTCAGAAATTGGAAGCTTCACGTTGTGGTACAGACAACTACCTTTTTGGTTTTTCCATTAATTGTTCTTGCTTTTTACCCGTTTATAAAAACCGAAAACGGACAAACCATCTGGCTGGCTTTTTTGTTTTTGGCGGCACTACCGTCAACAGTGTCTTCGTCAGTGGTGATGGTTTCAATTGCTAAAGGAAATATTCCGGCTGCCATTTTTAACGCGAGTATTTCGGGGTTGATCGGTATTGTGATAACGCCGCTTTGGATGGGACTTTTTTTAAAGCAGACTACCATTGATTTTAACCTTGGCGAGATCTATTTTAAACTGCTTACGGAAATTTTGCTGCCTGTTATTGTCGGTGTTTTTCTGCAACGTTTTTGGGGTGATTACGCGCGGAAATACAGTCGATACCTTACTTTATTCGATAAATCGGTGATCCTGCTGATTATCTTCAAAAGCTTTTCGCATTCATTCGAGAACAAGGTTTTTAGTGCTGTTGATGCCACTGATCTTTTTCTGATTTTAATGGCCGTTATCCTACTTTTTTGTGCGATCTATTTCCTAACGTTTAAAGTGTCTCAGTTATTAGGATTTACGATCGAGGATCAGATTACGACACAATTTTGTGGAACAAAAAAGTCCCTGGTGCACGGAACTGTTTTTGCCAAAATATTGTTTCAGCAGTCGGCAGCTACCGGAATAATGTTGCTGCCGATTATGATTTTCCACCCGATACAAATACTTATAATCAGTTTTGTAGCGACTAAATTGGGTAAGCGAAAATAGAAGCGGTTTGATCGATTACTCGTGTTCGAGTGTAAACCACTTGTTCAACAATTCCTTATCATCTTTTTCATCTTTGTGCCAGAACGTGTTGGTACGATTTACGTAGTTATAATCTTTCTCGTATTCGTTAATGTTCGAAACAATATCATTTAATGCCTCTATCATACTATCAACTTCTTCATCGGTCATTGTAGGGTGAAGCGACCAGCGCACCCATCCCGGTTTATCCGACAGGTCGCCGTGATTGATCTTATCCGTAATTTCCTCCGATTGCTCCAGCGATACTTCCAACAGAAAGTGTCCGTATGTTCCGGCGCAGGCACAACCTCCGCGAGTTTGAATACCGTATTTGTCGTTGAGCAAGCGCACCAGCAAATTGTAGTGAATTCCTTCCACATAAAACGAAATTACGCCAAGGCGGTCGCGTACGTTGTCGGCCAGAATATTCAGACCTGCAATTTTATCAAGCCCTTTAAATGCACGCTCCAGCAGTTCTTCTTCACGTTTACGGATATTTTCAATCCCCATTTGGTCTTTCAAATCAAAACAAAGTGCTGTGCGTATCGATTGCAGGAAGCCGGGAGTTCCTCCGTCTTCACGGGCTTCAATATCGTCAACATACTTATATTTTCCCCAGCGATTTGTCCAGTCAACGGTTCCTCCTCCCGGATTATCAGGAACGGTATTTTTATACATGCTGACATCAAAAACAATTACGCCCG
This genomic interval carries:
- a CDS encoding bile acid:sodium symporter family protein encodes the protein MKIDKFVLAIIGVIILAWFFPGIGSPESGVPLDLIASIGISLIFFFYGLKLSPRDIKMGLRNWKLHVVVQTTTFLVFPLIVLAFYPFIKTENGQTIWLAFLFLAALPSTVSSSVVMVSIAKGNIPAAIFNASISGLIGIVITPLWMGLFLKQTTIDFNLGEIYFKLLTEILLPVIVGVFLQRFWGDYARKYSRYLTLFDKSVILLIIFKSFSHSFENKVFSAVDATDLFLILMAVILLFCAIYFLTFKVSQLLGFTIEDQITTQFCGTKKSLVHGTVFAKILFQQSAATGIMLLPIMIFHPIQILIISFVATKLGKRK